One window of Myxocyprinus asiaticus isolate MX2 ecotype Aquarium Trade chromosome 4, UBuf_Myxa_2, whole genome shotgun sequence genomic DNA carries:
- the LOC127439640 gene encoding chemerin-like receptor 1 isoform X2 — protein MNPSYEEYGEDNVSSNVYDYKSKLDDLTKGSHPAETHPAYCRQAACIIIAILNVIIFLLGIIGNGAVIWIAGFKMKKSVNTTWYLSLALSDFIFCSIIPFVIVKIVINNWIFGLFMCKFTSFAMFLNMYSSIFILIVISVDRCLTVKFPVWAQNHRTVTKASAVVVLVWFMSALLSIPAAKFRNMQNSTSKETICLTSYEHYHTTVVLIRFIFGFFIPVLSICICYSILICKLRANQMSKSTKPYKIMTLLITTFFLCWLPYHIVSIIELNESKRGFNLDTALVISATLASSNSFINPFLYAFMAKDLKKKLYSFLSKIESAIDEETQSNFRGTSITNSEDHKLSTAV, from the coding sequence ATGAATCCAAGCTATGAAGAATATGGCGAAGATAATGTATCCAGCAATGTGTATGACTACAAAAGCAAGCTTGACGATTTAACCAAAGGGTCACATCCTGCAGAGACACATCCTGCATATTGCAGACAAGCAGCATGTATAATTATagctattttaaatgtaataattttcctgCTTGGCATAATTGGAAATGGAGCAGTGATCTGGATTGCTGGTTTTAAGATGAAGAAGTCAGTTAACACCACCTGGTACCTGAGTCTGGCTTTGTCTGACTTCATATTTTGCAGTATTATCCCTTTTGTCATTGTCAAAATAGTTATAAACAACTGGATCTTTGGGCTCTTCATGTGCAAATTCACATCCTTTGCTATGTTCCTCAATATGTACAGCAGCATCTTCATCCTCATTGTCATAAGTGTGGACCGCTGCTTGACCGTCAAATTTCCTGTTTGGGCTCAGAATCATCGCACTGTAACAAAAGCCTCTGCTGTTGTtgtgttggtttggttcatgtctgCTTTGCTTAGTATACCAGCAGCCAAATTCAGAAACATGCAAAATAGCACATCTAAAGAAACAATTTGTCTTACCAGCTATGAGCATTACCACACAACTGTTGTGCTCATTCGATTTATTTTTGGGTTTTTTATTCCAGTCCTAAGTATTTGCATCTGTTACTCTATCCTGATCTGTAAACTTAGGGCAAACCAAATGTCCAAATCTACCAAGCCCTACAAGATCATGACACTGTTAATTACAACTTTCTTTCTCTGCTGGTTGCCATATCATATTGTTTCTATAATAGAACTGAACGAATCAAAGCGTGGCTTTAATCTTGACACGGCCCTAGTAATATCTGCTACTCTTGCCAGCTCAAACAGTTTTATTAACCCATTCCTCTATGCATTTATGGCCAAGGACTTAAAGAAAAAACTCTACTCATTTCTGTCAAAGATTGAGAGTGCCATTGATGAGGAGACCCAAAGTAATTTCAGAGGAACTTCCATTACCAATTCTGAGGATCACAAACTTTCCACTGCGGTCTGA
- the LOC127439640 gene encoding formyl peptide receptor-related sequence 6-like isoform X1 — protein MRTMAGSQAKQAIEAIMNPSYEEYGEDNVSSNVYDYKSKLDDLTKGSHPAETHPAYCRQAACIIIAILNVIIFLLGIIGNGAVIWIAGFKMKKSVNTTWYLSLALSDFIFCSIIPFVIVKIVINNWIFGLFMCKFTSFAMFLNMYSSIFILIVISVDRCLTVKFPVWAQNHRTVTKASAVVVLVWFMSALLSIPAAKFRNMQNSTSKETICLTSYEHYHTTVVLIRFIFGFFIPVLSICICYSILICKLRANQMSKSTKPYKIMTLLITTFFLCWLPYHIVSIIELNESKRGFNLDTALVISATLASSNSFINPFLYAFMAKDLKKKLYSFLSKIESAIDEETQSNFRGTSITNSEDHKLSTAV, from the exons ATGCGAACAATGGCTGGATCACAGGCAAAACAG GCAATTGAGGCAATCATGAATCCAAGCTATGAAGAATATGGCGAAGATAATGTATCCAGCAATGTGTATGACTACAAAAGCAAGCTTGACGATTTAACCAAAGGGTCACATCCTGCAGAGACACATCCTGCATATTGCAGACAAGCAGCATGTATAATTATagctattttaaatgtaataattttcctgCTTGGCATAATTGGAAATGGAGCAGTGATCTGGATTGCTGGTTTTAAGATGAAGAAGTCAGTTAACACCACCTGGTACCTGAGTCTGGCTTTGTCTGACTTCATATTTTGCAGTATTATCCCTTTTGTCATTGTCAAAATAGTTATAAACAACTGGATCTTTGGGCTCTTCATGTGCAAATTCACATCCTTTGCTATGTTCCTCAATATGTACAGCAGCATCTTCATCCTCATTGTCATAAGTGTGGACCGCTGCTTGACCGTCAAATTTCCTGTTTGGGCTCAGAATCATCGCACTGTAACAAAAGCCTCTGCTGTTGTtgtgttggtttggttcatgtctgCTTTGCTTAGTATACCAGCAGCCAAATTCAGAAACATGCAAAATAGCACATCTAAAGAAACAATTTGTCTTACCAGCTATGAGCATTACCACACAACTGTTGTGCTCATTCGATTTATTTTTGGGTTTTTTATTCCAGTCCTAAGTATTTGCATCTGTTACTCTATCCTGATCTGTAAACTTAGGGCAAACCAAATGTCCAAATCTACCAAGCCCTACAAGATCATGACACTGTTAATTACAACTTTCTTTCTCTGCTGGTTGCCATATCATATTGTTTCTATAATAGAACTGAACGAATCAAAGCGTGGCTTTAATCTTGACACGGCCCTAGTAATATCTGCTACTCTTGCCAGCTCAAACAGTTTTATTAACCCATTCCTCTATGCATTTATGGCCAAGGACTTAAAGAAAAAACTCTACTCATTTCTGTCAAAGATTGAGAGTGCCATTGATGAGGAGACCCAAAGTAATTTCAGAGGAACTTCCATTACCAATTCTGAGGATCACAAACTTTCCACTGCGGTCTGA
- the cmklr1 gene encoding chemokine-like receptor 1 — protein MDFDLDLDYNYSDYTNVTTSNFTYEEVSFKVHTKCFSQILCLLFVVINVIIFLLGIGGNGVVIWIAGFGMKKSVNTTWYLSLAVSDFIFCVFLPFNIIYGATSDWIFGLFMCKFTSFIMFLNMFSSIFLLVIISIDRCIAVMFPVWAQNHRTIGKAAVIIVLAWVISAALSIPSVVFREVQNHLGINRCMNNYTSSQYSHQIIAMSRFVFGYVIPFLLIVICYTVIILRLRASQMAKSNKPFKIMTALILTFFLCWLPYHTFVLIELNLSVSTEIITHGLKIGTTVAATNSFLNPILYVFIGNDFRRKFRSSILSKIENAIGEDGRTMSRYLSRSSSVDARASTHI, from the coding sequence ATGGATTTTGATTTGGATCTCGATTATAATTATAGTGATTATACGAATGTCACCACCAGTAATTTTACTTATGAGGAAGTTTCTTTCAAAGTCCACACCAAATGTTTCTCTCAGATTCTGTGCCTGTTGTTTGTGGTGATCAATGTGATCATCTTCTTGCTGGGCATTGGAGGAAATGGGGTGGTTATCTGGATTGCAGGTTTTGGTATGAAGAAGTCTGTCAACACTACCTGGTACCTGAGTCTGGCCGTGTCTGACTTCATCTTCTGCGTCTTTTTGCCTTTTAACATTATCTATGGCGCAACCTCGGACTGGATCTTTGGACTCTTCATGTGCAAGTTCACGTCCTTTATTATGTTCCTCAACATGTTCAGCAGCATCTTCCTCCTCGTCATCATCAGCATAGATCGTTGCATTGCCGTCATGTTTCCTGTTTGGGCCCAGAATCATCGTACTATCGGAAAAGCGGCGGTGATAATTGTGCTTGCATGGGTCATCTCTGCGGCTTTAAGTATTCCATCTGTTGTATTCCGTGAGGTTCAGAATCACTTAGGTATAAATCGATGTATGAACAACTACACATCTAGCCAGTACAGCCACCAAATCATAGCAATGAGTCGCTTTGTTTTTGGATATGTGATCCCATTCCTTCTCATCGTCATCTGCTACACTGTCATCATACTTAGACTGAGAGCCTCACAGATGGCAAAGTCCAACAAACCATTTAAGATCATGACagctctcattctcaccttcttCCTGTGCTGGCTGCCGTACCACACATTTGTGCTAATCGAACTGAATCTAAGCGTCAGTACTGAGATCATAACACATGGGCTGAAAATTGGCACCACTGTTGCTGCCACAAACAGCTTTTTAAACCCAATTTTGTATGTCTTCATTGGTAATGACTTCAGGAGGAAATTCAGGAGCTCCATCTTATCAAAGATTGAGAATGCCATAGGAGAGGATGGGCGAACAATGAGCCGCTACTTATCTCGCTCCAGCTCAGTGGATGCCAGGGCGTCCACTCATATCTAA